In the genome of Porphyrobacter sp. ULC335, one region contains:
- the dxr gene encoding 1-deoxy-D-xylulose-5-phosphate reductoisomerase, giving the protein MTRSLTLLGATGSIGASTLDLVRRNRDDWQIEALTAQCSATELAALAIEFDAKLAVVGDEACLPELREALGNSGIEAAGGRQALVEAATRPADMTVAAIVGCAGLAPVMAAVERGGTIALANKEALVSAGEVLMQAVARHGAMLLPTDSEHNAIFQCLNGNRIEDVAKITLTASGGPLRTWTQAQLDAATPAEAVAHPNWSMGAKISVDSATMMNKGLEYIEAYHLFPVGLDKLGIVIHPQSVVHSMVEFRDRSTLAQLGPSDMRVPIASCLAWPQRMETPLAPLDLAAIGELTFFQPDEERFPATRLAREAIRAGGSAPAILNAANEVAVAAFLAGQIRFTRIAALVEETLARSNDAPRPASLEEVLAVDQSARMQALSLLETNALV; this is encoded by the coding sequence ATGACGCGTTCGCTCACCCTGCTTGGCGCTACCGGATCGATCGGGGCTTCGACCCTCGATCTGGTGCGGCGCAATCGTGATGACTGGCAGATCGAGGCGCTGACCGCGCAATGCAGCGCGACGGAGCTGGCGGCGCTCGCCATCGAATTCGATGCCAAGCTGGCGGTGGTGGGCGACGAGGCCTGCCTTCCGGAACTGCGCGAGGCGCTCGGCAATAGCGGCATCGAAGCGGCAGGCGGGAGACAGGCGCTAGTTGAAGCAGCCACGCGGCCCGCCGACATGACGGTCGCCGCAATTGTCGGCTGCGCGGGCCTTGCGCCTGTGATGGCGGCGGTGGAGCGGGGCGGCACCATCGCGCTGGCCAACAAGGAAGCGCTGGTTTCGGCAGGCGAAGTGTTGATGCAGGCGGTCGCCCGGCACGGCGCGATGCTGCTGCCCACCGATTCCGAACACAACGCGATCTTCCAGTGCCTCAATGGCAATCGCATCGAGGATGTGGCGAAGATCACCCTTACCGCGAGCGGCGGCCCGCTTCGCACCTGGACGCAGGCGCAGCTTGATGCCGCTACCCCCGCCGAGGCTGTCGCGCATCCCAACTGGTCGATGGGCGCCAAGATCAGTGTCGACAGCGCCACGATGATGAACAAGGGGCTCGAGTATATCGAGGCCTATCACCTCTTCCCCGTCGGGCTAGACAAGCTCGGGATTGTCATCCACCCGCAGAGCGTGGTGCATTCGATGGTCGAATTCCGCGACCGGTCGACGCTGGCACAGCTTGGCCCTTCGGATATGCGCGTGCCGATTGCCTCGTGCCTCGCCTGGCCGCAGCGGATGGAAACGCCGCTCGCCCCGCTCGATCTGGCGGCGATTGGCGAACTGACCTTTTTCCAGCCTGACGAAGAGCGTTTCCCCGCCACGCGCCTTGCCCGCGAGGCGATCCGCGCCGGGGGCAGCGCGCCTGCCATCCTCAACGCGGCGAATGAAGTTGCGGTTGCTGCTTTTCTGGCCGGTCAGATCAGGTTCACCCGGATCGCGGCACTGGTGGAAGAGACCCTGGCACGCAGCAATGATGCCCCGCGCCCGGCCAGCCTTGAAGAAGTGCTCGCCGTCGATCAATCCGCAAGGATGCAGGCATTGAGCCTGCTGGAGACCAACGCCCTTGTTTGA